One Pigmentibacter ruber genomic window, TTTTTTGTTTCCTATATAAATGAAAAGCTCTTTAAGAATATCTTAAAGAGCTTTTCATAAACTGCAATCACAAGTATACAAATGAGATTTAATTTAGTGTTTTGCTAGATAATTGCTTACACCATCTTGAGTCGCTTTCATAGCATCTTTGCCTTTATTCCAATTCGCAGGGCAAACTTCTCCATGTTTTTCAAAGTGCTGAAGAGCATCAACCATTCTTAATGCTTCATCAACATTTCTTCCAAGAGGTAGATCATTTACAATTTGGTGACGTACAAGACCATTTTTGTCTATTAAAAATAATCCTCTAAATGCAACTCCCCCGTCGCTTAAAACATCATAATCTCTTGCAATAGTGCGATGAATATCAGAAATTAATGTATACTTAACTCCTTCAATTCCACCTTTATTTTTTGGAGTATTTAACCAAGCATAGTGAGAAAACTTACTATCTATACTACACCCAATAACTTCTACATCTCTTTTTGAAAATTCTTCTAATTTTTCTTGAAAAGCATGTAATTCAGTTGGACAAACAAAAGTAAAATCTAAAGGATAGAAAAATAATACTACGTATTTCTTTCCTTTAAAGTCAGAAAGAGAAACTTCTTTAAAATCATTGTTAACAACTGCTTCAGCCTTAAAGTTTGGTGCCTGACGTCCAACTAATACGCTCATATGGAAACCCCTTTTCTAATAAATTAAGTACAGAGAACATACGGGAAGTTAGTCTCAGTGATAAACACTATATCCTTAAAGTTGGATGTCAAGGAAGCAACTGTTCCATTTTTCAATAACATTTTAATAGGTAAGGTGTTTATGCTTAAAAAAAAAACAATAATAATTAGCGTTTTATTGATTTAGATCAAATATTTTTAACATGATGTGTTCTGCTATGCGAAACTGTTATATATAAATTTAGTGAGGTATGAGACAAAAGAATATCCATTTAACAGTAGATGGATTTAGAGTAAGCTTAAGCTAATATGAGGTAAATTTTGATTTTTTCATTCTTTAAAAAAACTCAACACCAAACAAGTAATCATGAAGTTCCAGATATTACCAAAGAAAAAGTTTTACCTAATTGGTTAAAAAAATTACCAAATCGCTTAACGTTTTTAAGAATTCTCTGTATCCCGGTGGTAGTCTATTTAATGTCCCTAGGGGAAGTTGCTCCAGAATCTGGACATTTTGGCTTAATTCAACCAATTAAATTAAGTAGTACTGACATTGCAGCTGCTTTCGTTTTTGCTCTAGCAGCTCTAACTGATTTTTTTGATGGCTGGATAGCTAGGAAATTTAATGTAGAAACAGTGCTTGGAAAACTATTAGATCCTTTGGCAGATAAATTACTAGTTGTTTCTGCAATGGTTATTTTAGTTGAAAAGCATAGAATGGATGGATTAATTGCTGTTATCATTATTGTAAGAGATCTTGGTATAAATGCTATAAGATTAGCTGCAGTTGATGATGGTATCCAAATTTCTTCAAATATTATTGGCAAAACTAAAACTACTTTCCAAGACATAGGAATTATTGGTCTTACTGTCTGTGGTACTGTATGGATTATTCCTTTTCATTATATTGGCCAACTTTTTATTATCCTCGCTTTAGCTGCCAGTTTAATTAGTGGTGGGCAATATTTATTTGATTATGCAAGAAAATTAAAGAAAAGTTAGACAGGAACTGGATCTATTTCTTCTTTTGGTTTTTCCGCAATTTTTAGCATTCTTAATCTTCTTGTTACTTTTTCAAGTAAATTCATCAATACTTCAATTTGCATTGGTGTGGCATGTTCTAAAGAACATCCAATAATTTTTCCATTAATTGAAATCCTTCTTACTTTTCCTGATACAGGTAAAAAATCTCCATATTGTGGGTGAAATAAATTAAAATCTTGTAATGGAACTTTTATTTTAACTTGTTCATTAGTTTTAAAAAAATGTTCATTTTTTATTGAGATACTAAATCCTACTAAACTAATATCATTCAATATAACATCTTCATAGGTGTCTGAATTTAATCTATAAACTTTAATTGGAATATCTAATGAAAATCTTTTAGCCCTTCTTCCTATTGTTGCAGATGCTCTTTTTATTTTTCTACTGATTTCAATAAAGTCAATTGGTTCTTTAAAATAGTCATCAAATTCTTCATATAATGAAAGTTTTTCTCGGTATTTTTTAACTAATTCTTCTTCGTTTTTAGCAACAAAAAATAACGGACATTTTTTTCTTTTTTTACATTCAACTCCAAAATCAATTGAAATATTGTCATCATTAAATAATGAGTAATCAATAAAAATAATTTCTATATTCTTTACTAATAAAGCTTTTAAAGCTTCATTAGGATCTTCAAAACGAACTAAAATATGTTCATTTAATGCATTTTGAATAGCTTTTTCAATAGTTCTTATTCTAGTTTCATCTTCTCGTGTTAATTTAAATAAGTAAAGAACATAACGTTTTTTCTTTTTGGGAGCAATATCAAATATAGATTTACCTTCGGCGTCAAATACTTCCATAGGAAAAGCTCCTGATTTTTTAGTTACTATACCAAATAATCAGAAGCTTAAAAATATAGATAATAGAAGGAAATCTTTGCCAATCAGGAAGTTTTTACTTACCTGATGCCATTTCCATTATTTTTGTTAAGCGTTTAGCAAAAGTTCCAGGGTTTTTTACAGGACTGCCTTCAGATAATAATGCAGTTTCATAAAGAACTTCTACCCATTCGTTTAATGTAGTTTCGTCAGCGCCTTTATTTTTCCTATCAGCTAAATTTTTGATTAAATTATGGCTTGGATTTATTTCTAGAATACGTTTATTATTATTAGCCATACCTTGACCAGTTGCTTTCATAATTCTTTCCATATGAGCACTCATACCGTTTTCATCAGCAACTAAACAACAAGCACTTTCACGAAGACGTTTAGAAATTTTTACTTCTTTAATTTCATCTGATAATTTTGTTCTAAATAAATCAAGTAAACCAACTAATTCTTCAACTGGTTTTTCTTCATTTTTCTTTTCTTCTTCAGTTTCTTTACCAACGCCATTGAGATCTAAATCGCCTTTATTGATAGATTTTAGATTATATTCACCATGTTTATTGTAACTCATGATGAACCACTCATCGATTGGATCGATCAAGAATAATACTTCAATACCTTTTGAGGTAAGTGCTTCCAAGTGAGGGCTGCGTTCAATTGACTCAAAATTAGGGCCTGTTAAATAATAAATTTCTTTTTGCCCATCAGCTTTTCTTTCGATATATTCTTTGAAAGAAACCCAACCATCTTTTCCAGTTTTTGATGATTTAAAGCGAACTAAGTCGCTTAGAGTTTCATGTTGTTCAAAGTCAAAATGGAAGCCTTCTTTTAGGACAGCTCCAAAAGTTTTGTAAAAATTAAAGTACTTTTCACTATCATTATTTGCTAAATTTTGCAGAGAAGATAGTACTTTTTTAATAATTTGTTTTTTAATTTGCGGAAGCTTGTTGTTGTGTTGTAAGATTTCTCTGGAAACATTTAATGGTAATTCATCTGTTTCAACAACACCTGAAATAAATCTTAAATATTCAGGTAACAATTCTTTGCATTTTTCTGTAATAGAAACTCTTTTCACATATAAATGCAAGCCATGATTATCTCTCGTATATAGATCGAAAGGTGCTTCTGTAGGAATAAATACTACAGCATTAAAAGGAACTAATCCTTCTACACTAATATGTTCCCATAGTAATGGTTCTTTCCAATCCATTGAGATTTGTTTATATAATTCTTGGTAATCTTCTGGTTTGTTTTCTCTTTTATTACGAGCCCACACTGGTGTGGATTTGTTTAAGCGAACTTCTTCAGTAGCTCCATCTTCTTTCTTTTCTAAAAAGAATATTGGATAAGTAACATAATCACTATACTTTCTAACAATTCCACGAATTCTCCAGTCATCAATGAATTCTTTTTCATCATCTTTTAAGTGAAGTTCTATTGTTGTTCCTCTAGTTTCTTTAGAACTAGGCTCAATGGTGTAAGTTCCATCACCCGCAGAAGTCCATTTGTAAGCTTCTCCTCCATGTGCAGACCGGCTTTCTACAACTATTTTTTTTGCCACCATGAAAGCAGAGTAAAAGCCAACACCAAACTGACCTATTAAATTTGAATCTTTTTTATCTTGCTCAGATAGTTTTTCTAAAAACTTTTTAGTCCCAGAACTCGCAATAGTTCCTAAATTATTCATGAGCTCATCTTTGGTCATGCCAATACCATTATCTTCAATAATAAGTATGTTATTATCCTTGTCGTTGCGGATTAAAATAGAATTTTCTTTTTCTGATTTGAGAAGGTTATGATTTGTGATTTCTTCAAAACGTAGTTTATCAACAGCATCACTTGAATTGGAAATCAGTTCTCTTAGGAAAATTTCTTTATTGGAGTAAAGGGAGTGAACCATAAGGTTCATAAGTTGTTGAACTTCGGTTTGAAACGAATGGACTTCAGCTGTCATTTTGATTTCCTTGTAACTAGTTAATTTAAAAGAAAAATAAGTAAAGTAGTAAACTCGCTTATAATGAAGCTAAGCAGAAGATGAAAGTAGTCAATACCTTTTAAAAAAAGGAATTTGTGGGACTTAGGGATTTAAAGCAGCCATGAATCACCCCATTCAGCTTTTCTAGCCTGTTTGTACTTTTCACCGTCTTTTTTTGAGTAAGTTTTAGATATAAAACCATTATTTGTACAAAGATTTAATTTTAAATGACCACTATGAATTTCGGGGTGTCGTGTAATTCTAGTGTTAAAAGGTCTTTCTAAATTGTTTTTGCTAATGATTAAATATGAGTATTTCTCATCTTCAAAGCCTTTTTCTCCCATTTTTAGGATTTTATGAATTGAAGTTCTTTGTAATCGAGTTGAAAAATGGCACCAATCTTTTTTTTCCAATGCTGGACAATTTAAAGTGTGTGAACATGGAGCATATATCTGAGCTTTATTTTTTATGAAAAAATTCCTTGCGAAGGTAATAGACTCAAATCCTAAAGGGGTTCCTGGTTCAATTAATACAAAAAATTGATTTGTTTTTTCCCAAAATTTTGTAAGAAAATGCTCTTTATCCTGTACTTTAATTTCATTAAAGGAATATGAGGCAAGAACAACATCAGCAATTTTGATATTGCCTAAAGAGTTTAAGACGTTATTTTGAAGCCAATCGGCATTCCTCATTTTAAGCTGATTCAGCGCAAGTTTTTTACCAATTTCAATCATGCCTTGGTTTAGTTCAATAAGCTGAATTCTTTCTATATCTGAGAAAGCCTCACAGCTTGCCCAAGCGGCTGTACCTGGTCCACAGCCTACATCCAGAATGCTTTTTACGTTATCTGCAAAAGGAAGAATCTCTAGTAAAACTCTTTTAACTGCTGCGTAAGTTGCTGGCATTCTTGCTAAAACATAGGCTATTCGCTCTAAATCACTATTTAAAGAAAATGCAATTTGCTCCCTATTATTTCTATAATAGGTGGATAATTTTGTGTATGCTTCTTGTAGTAAAGTTTGCTGATAATTTTTTGATATTTCATTAAGAGATTCTTGCAAAAGATTTGGTAAGAGCATTTTTAAACCTGGTAAAAGTTACAAAATCAGAACAGATTTACTTTTTCACTTCTGTTTCAATTTTGTCAATAAACTCAGTGGCTGTATCTTTTGCGGTGCTCTCAGTGGATTTAGCACTCAATCGAATTTTTTCCAAAAACCAATGGACAGGCTTTGTATCAACCACATAATAGTGGAGAAATGTAAAAAGTTTTTTTTCTGTTTTTATTGGTATAGAAAAGATAAATAACCAAACGAAGCCATAAATTAAAAATATCAGCGTTTTTTTTAAAAAAATCTGTAGCATCTTGACTTCCTTTATTTAACATTACTAGTTTACCATAATAGAAGTATAAGTAGAATTTCACTTCTTTTTTTCACTCCACAATAGGATTACAACTTTATGTCTGAAATTTCTAGTAATTCCATTCAGCCTATTTTAAATCTCCAAGATAATTGTAGTGATTTTTATAAAAAAATTAATGAAAAATATTCTGCACATATGAACTGCAAGCAGGGGTGTGCAAGTTGTTGTTTTGTGAATTTAAGTATTTTTCAAGCAGAAGCGTACAGAATTTTGGTATGGATATTCTCTCTTGAATCAGATAAAAAGCAAGAATTATTAGAAGTTTTAAAGCAACCTATGCAAGCTAAAGAAAAAAATTTTCAAAATAAATTAACAAGTCCATGCGTGTTTTTAAGAAATAACTCATGTTCAATTTACGAAGCTAGGCCTACAATCTGCAGAACTCAAGGCTTACCTTTACAATACAAGCAAGCTGATAAAGAGAACAATATTCAAATAACTGTAGATCATTGTCCGTTGAACTTTCTCGATCAAGATAGTTTTCCAAATAAAAACGATTGGTTAGACTTGGATAGATTAAATACTTTACAAAGTATTGCAGAGAACTTTTTCGTAAAAAATTTTCCCAAAAATAAAAGCAAAATTCAACTCCAAGTCGATAATAATCAAAGAGTTTCTCTTGTGAGCTTACAAAAGGAGATTTTGAAAATCTTGGAAAACGAGGTTTAAAAATAAAAAAGCCCATTCAAGAGAATGGGCTTTTTCAATGAACTTATCAGTAATATTAATTACTTACCGCTTGTTCTAGCTGCACGACGACGTCTGAGCAATTTTCTTTTCTTACGACCAACTTTACGACGACCTTTTGGATGCTTACGACGATGACGTGATCCGTGCATACCAACCTCCTGAAAATATTAAAAAAAGTTAAAAAATTTGAGTTCTAAAATCTGGCAACTCTCCATAATGAAGCATTGCTGGAACGATGGCAATATCACTCGCAATAACAATTTGCAAGAAAAATTTCCTCTTATAAAAGCTTTTGAAATTTAGTAAGGAGATTATAGCATGTAATTCCAAATTCATCAGTTCTTGGGATCTTTTGAATTATTGTGTTAG contains:
- the htpG gene encoding molecular chaperone HtpG, whose translation is MTAEVHSFQTEVQQLMNLMVHSLYSNKEIFLRELISNSSDAVDKLRFEEITNHNLLKSEKENSILIRNDKDNNILIIEDNGIGMTKDELMNNLGTIASSGTKKFLEKLSEQDKKDSNLIGQFGVGFYSAFMVAKKIVVESRSAHGGEAYKWTSAGDGTYTIEPSSKETRGTTIELHLKDDEKEFIDDWRIRGIVRKYSDYVTYPIFFLEKKEDGATEEVRLNKSTPVWARNKRENKPEDYQELYKQISMDWKEPLLWEHISVEGLVPFNAVVFIPTEAPFDLYTRDNHGLHLYVKRVSITEKCKELLPEYLRFISGVVETDELPLNVSREILQHNNKLPQIKKQIIKKVLSSLQNLANNDSEKYFNFYKTFGAVLKEGFHFDFEQHETLSDLVRFKSSKTGKDGWVSFKEYIERKADGQKEIYYLTGPNFESIERSPHLEALTSKGIEVLFLIDPIDEWFIMSYNKHGEYNLKSINKGDLDLNGVGKETEEEKKNEEKPVEELVGLLDLFRTKLSDEIKEVKISKRLRESACCLVADENGMSAHMERIMKATGQGMANNNKRILEINPSHNLIKNLADRKNKGADETTLNEWVEVLYETALLSEGSPVKNPGTFAKRLTKIMEMASGK
- a CDS encoding PilZ domain-containing protein; translated protein: MEVFDAEGKSIFDIAPKKKKRYVLYLFKLTREDETRIRTIEKAIQNALNEHILVRFEDPNEALKALLVKNIEIIFIDYSLFNDDNISIDFGVECKKRKKCPLFFVAKNEEELVKKYREKLSLYEEFDDYFKEPIDFIEISRKIKRASATIGRRAKRFSLDIPIKVYRLNSDTYEDVILNDISLVGFSISIKNEHFFKTNEQVKIKVPLQDFNLFHPQYGDFLPVSGKVRRISINGKIIGCSLEHATPMQIEVLMNLLEKVTRRLRMLKIAEKPKEEIDPVPV
- a CDS encoding peroxiredoxin, which encodes MSVLVGRQAPNFKAEAVVNNDFKEVSLSDFKGKKYVVLFFYPLDFTFVCPTELHAFQEKLEEFSKRDVEVIGCSIDSKFSHYAWLNTPKNKGGIEGVKYTLISDIHRTIARDYDVLSDGGVAFRGLFLIDKNGLVRHQIVNDLPLGRNVDEALRMVDALQHFEKHGEVCPANWNKGKDAMKATQDGVSNYLAKH
- the pgsA gene encoding CDP-diacylglycerol--glycerol-3-phosphate 3-phosphatidyltransferase; its protein translation is MIFSFFKKTQHQTSNHEVPDITKEKVLPNWLKKLPNRLTFLRILCIPVVVYLMSLGEVAPESGHFGLIQPIKLSSTDIAAAFVFALAALTDFFDGWIARKFNVETVLGKLLDPLADKLLVVSAMVILVEKHRMDGLIAVIIIVRDLGINAIRLAAVDDGIQISSNIIGKTKTTFQDIGIIGLTVCGTVWIIPFHYIGQLFIILALAASLISGGQYLFDYARKLKKS
- a CDS encoding YkgJ family cysteine cluster protein codes for the protein MSEISSNSIQPILNLQDNCSDFYKKINEKYSAHMNCKQGCASCCFVNLSIFQAEAYRILVWIFSLESDKKQELLEVLKQPMQAKEKNFQNKLTSPCVFLRNNSCSIYEARPTICRTQGLPLQYKQADKENNIQITVDHCPLNFLDQDSFPNKNDWLDLDRLNTLQSIAENFFVKNFPKNKSKIQLQVDNNQRVSLVSLQKEILKILENEV
- a CDS encoding small ribosomal subunit Rsm22 family protein — encoded protein: MLLPNLLQESLNEISKNYQQTLLQEAYTKLSTYYRNNREQIAFSLNSDLERIAYVLARMPATYAAVKRVLLEILPFADNVKSILDVGCGPGTAAWASCEAFSDIERIQLIELNQGMIEIGKKLALNQLKMRNADWLQNNVLNSLGNIKIADVVLASYSFNEIKVQDKEHFLTKFWEKTNQFFVLIEPGTPLGFESITFARNFFIKNKAQIYAPCSHTLNCPALEKKDWCHFSTRLQRTSIHKILKMGEKGFEDEKYSYLIISKNNLERPFNTRITRHPEIHSGHLKLNLCTNNGFISKTYSKKDGEKYKQARKAEWGDSWLL